Proteins found in one Planococcus citri chromosome 2, ihPlaCitr1.1, whole genome shotgun sequence genomic segment:
- the LOC135836817 gene encoding speckle-type POZ protein-like: protein MSQSTSAALDSKAKTTIPENHCLVDVKWGKISYLWTIKHFHQFHCEVKEILESTKFTVSTHPEYKWFLRLLIKNSRPENADYFGLFLCLDSTDADTDNVLVKAKLSLLDDKRNDAFFRQISIVYGEEIEDWGYSGFITKKKLLDTNPSNKLLVDDTLTILCEGKFAVANSASYETVEWRGTQSTTSESNLPKSLGRLLRDQDLVDVTFSVNGKNFGAHKSILAARSPVFAAMFTHDMKETRLNQVNISDMTPEIFEAFLRYMYTDETPDVKMVRDLLVAAEKYNVDSLKLLCEEMILKNLSLENATDVLVFADLHRAEQLKKHVMFYIKTHPTNIMSTQSWKSAILTRPHLFDDVNGVNGPVAVSSDVSVAESNETPAKKRRKKRRN from the coding sequence ATGAGCCAGTCTACTTCCGCTGCGTTAGATTCTAAGGCAAAGACCACGATCCCGGAAAATCACTGTCTCGTCGATGTGAAATGGGGAAAAATCTCTTACCTGTGGACTATCAAACATTTCCACCAATTTCATTGCGAAGTTAAAGAGATTCTGGAATCGACCAAATTTACCGTTTCCACGCATCCCGAATACAAATGGTTTTTGCGATTATTAATCAAGAACTCGAGGCCAGAAAATGCCGATTATTTCGGGTTATTTTTATGTCTAGATTCGACCGATGCGGATACCGATAATGTATTAGTTAAGGCAAAGTTATCTTTACTGGATGATAAGCGAAACGACGCGTTTTTCCGCCAAATTTCCATAGTATATGGAGAGGAAATCGAAGACTGGGGGTACTCCGGTTTTATTACGAAGAAAAAACTACTCGATACGAATCCAAGCAACAAACTCTTAGTCGATGACACGTTAACAATTCTTTGCGAAGGTAAATTCGCTGTAGCAAACAGTGCCTCATATGAAACGGTGGAGTGGCGTGGAACGCAATCAACGACTTCCGAGAGTAATCTTCCGAAAAGTTTGGGCCGTCTATTGCGCGACCAAGACTTAGTAGACGTAACATTTTCAGTAAATGGAAAGAATTTCGGCGCTCACAAGAGTATTTTAGCGGCACGAAGTCCTGTGTTCGCAGCCATGTTCACGCACGACATGAAAGAAACTCGTCTCAATCAGGTGAATATATCGGATATGACTCCTGAAATATTCGAAGCATTTTTACGATATATGTACACTGACGAAACTCCAGATGTAAAGATGGTGCGTGATTTACTCGTAGCAGCTGAGAAATATAATGTTGATAGTCTAAAACTACTCTGCGAAGAAATGATATTGAAGAATTTGTCGTTAGAAAACGCCACCGACGTTTTAGTGTTCGCTGATTTACATCGGGCCgaacaattgaaaaaacatgtaATGTTTTATATCAAAACGCATCCTACTAACATCATGTCAACTCAGTCCTGGAAAAGCGCGATTTTGACACGTCCTCATCTGTTCGATGATGTGAATGGAGTAAATGGACCTGTTGCAGTATCATCAGATGTTTCGGTTGCAGAGTCGAATGAGACGCCGGCCAAAAAAAGACGTAAAAAGAGGAGAAATTAA
- the LOC135836819 gene encoding CREB-binding protein-like has translation MLFDLENDLPDEIMASTSQSTSVTRNNYRVVPAADGNSLRLRIRAEPKPMSSTPRSTSIDQSLPTSSSSSNLFPQLATNSSTPPILPTQPTASASSDLFSQPVTNSPTPMVISAQSAASSTSNYLTQSQTVQSLNPVTLSQTAIVQPSFLQSQTSSSTYSTSSSQPMGMSSTLFQPQTNQYVYPASSSQSATVTSSSFLPQSQNNHPGFATTSSQSTGMSSTSFLPQSQNNLPVYASRSAAFSSTSFLPQSQNSQTAYSNPISPFLSTPPLSMWSPCINPSASRNTNQSSYMFPSSVSTAPRYYPSVNIVPPSTTQTNPQSFPVTGGSSQQPSPIDRKVVDMKRKWYNDQAFDLRHQTTSSAASGQSTGLSSAVQSTARHLQAVAANLRVKMDTDISKNTSAQETTTPAADNVTPSNKTMETNAQQNAKEWHNQINVELREQLVEKLVQTLFPSNGAVPIPLDMTQNLKTYIGRVEREIFESSNSKDEYYQILSEKSDKIQKFYNKKRLERQGRKEQQPQQQQQLQQDVEMSQSQSTVETSKNNSVNQSSITTSGASHILSLVNNVSINKPKKTVTKDWHKQIGTELREILVKEFVQKMLPVPGSEEMMNDSEEPKSSIDDRIKSYAKNVECDIYQKADSRIEYYDLLADKYCKMHEELRKGNFAALDNS, from the exons ATGTTGTTCGATTTGGAAAACGACCTACCAGATGAAATCATGGCATCAACATCTCAGTCTACGAGTGTTACGAGAAATAATTACC GAGTTGTTCCTGCCGCTGATGGCAACAGTTTGAGATTACGAATTCGAGCTGAACCTAAACCTATGTCATCTACGCCAAGATCGACATCAATTGATCAATCTCTTCCAACCTCTTCGTCGTCGTCCAACTTATTCCCGCAACTAGCAACAAACTCGTCTACGCCGCCAATACTTCCGACTCAACCAACAGCTTCAGCGTCGTCCGACTTATTCTCACAACCAGTAACAAACTCGCCCACGCCTATGGTTATTTCAGCTCAGTCTGCTGCTTCATCGACGTCTAACTATCTAACTCAATCACAAACCGTGCAGAGTCTTAATCCAGTTACATTATCTCAAACCGCAATCGTACAACCTTCGTTTTTACAGTCACAAACTAGCTCGTCTACGTATTCTACTTCATCATCTCAGCCGATGGGCATGTCATCTACTTTGTTTCAACCTCAAACCAACCAATATGTGTATCCTGCTTCATCTTCTCAATCTGCTACTGTAACATCGTCTTCGTTTCTACCTCAGTCACAAAACAATCATCCTGGTTTTGCGACTACGTCGTCTCAATCTACGGGAATGTCGTCGACTTCTTTTTTGCCTCAATCTCAAAATAACCTACCTGTTTATGCCTCTAGATCTGCTGCATTTTCATCAACTTCCTTCCTACCTCAATCTCAAAATAGCCAAACAGCCTATTCTAACCCAATATCTCCATTTCTCAGTACACCGCCGTTAAGCATGTGGTCTCCTTGTATAAATCCATCAGCCTCGCGAAATACTAACCAATCTTCGTATATGTTTCCATCTTCAGTTTCAACCGCACCACGATATTACCCTAGTGTCAATATTGTGCCTCCGTCTACCACGCAAACTAATCCTCAGTCTTTCCCAGTTACTGGTGGATCATCGCAACAACCTTCTCCAATAGACAGAAAGGTAGTGGATATGAAAAGAAAGTGGTACAATGATCAGGCGTTCGACCTAAGACATCAAACGACTAGTTCTGCTGCGTCAGGTCAGTCCACGGGCTTGTCTTCAGCAGTTCAGTCTACCGCTAGACATCTTCAAGCTGTTGCTGCGAACTTACGAGTAAAAATGGATactgatatttcaaaaaatacttctgcgcaagAAACAACGACACCAGCTGCCGATAATGTTACACCATCGAACAAAACCATGGAAACTAATGCTCAACAAAATGCTAAAGAGTGGCATAATCAAATTAATGTGGAATTAAGAGAGcaattagttgaaaaatt AGTTCAAACCCTGTTTCCAAGTAATGGAGCTGTTCCTATTCCTTTAgatatgacacaaaatttgaaaacttacaTTGGGAGAGTTGAACGTGAAATTTTCGAGAGTTCTAATTCGAAA GACGAATATTATCAGATATTGTCGGAAAAGagtgataaaattcaaaaattttata ATAAGAAACGTCTGGAACGACAGGGACGTAAGGAGCAACAACCACAACAGCAGCAACAATTACAGCAAGATGTTGAAATGTCCCAGTCACAGTCTACTGTTGAGACcagtaaaaat aattctGTTAACCAATCGTCCATTACCACCTCCGGGGCGAGTCACATTCTTTCATTGGTCAATAACGTGTCAATTAACAAGCCTAAAAAAACTGTCACTAAAGACTGGCATAAACAAATCGGTACAGAACTCAGAGAAATATTAGTCAAAGAATT TGTACAGAAAATGCTTCCAGTACCCGGCTCTGAAGAAATGATGAATGATTCCGAAGAGCCCAAGTCATCAATTGACGACCGAATAAAATCGTACGCCAAAAATGTAGAATGTGATATTTATCAAAAAGCTGATTCCAGA ATCGAGTATTACGATTTATTGGCTGATAAGTACTGTAAAATGCATGAAGAGCTCCGAAAGGGTAATTTCGCTGCATTGGATAATTCGTAA
- the LOC135836826 gene encoding uncharacterized protein LOC135836826: protein MVRLSSGMILVENFLCFISLRAGTLFSLYLTLMSSFYFALVILNATIVSWWDSSFAPAPMHLYLIEIAMIALILALCFTLLHFPVINKKYNEDSVNAKCLKYLFGFYAVMSVIGILVTFGVIAIGGPWNSDRLPAIIFLTALWTSVFVHFTAVAYSYHLSILQSQENPGDATAHNIEDGDGSTQKIIRKDFSCSSNDGKLAMPLPQSSNSSTNGSGNLYVELR from the exons ATGGTGCGATTGTCG TCTGGTATGATCCTTGTTGAGAACTTTTTGTGTTTCATCAGTCTCCGAGCTGGAActttattttcattatatttgACGCTG ATGTCGTCTTTTTATTTTGCCTTGGTGATATTAAATGCAACTATCGTTTCTTGGTGGGACAGCAGCTTTG ctcctGCTCCCATGCATCTTTATCTTATTGAAATTGCAATGATCGCACTGATTTTAGCTTTGTGTTTCACCCTACTTCATTTTCCTGTAATTAACAAGAAATATAATGAAGACTCG GTGAATgcaaaatgtctaaaatatttGTTTGGATTCTATGCTGTAATGTCAGTAATCGGCATCTTGGTAACGTTCGGTGTGATAGCAATAGGTGGGCCTTGGAATTCAGATAGATTACCCGCGATTATATTTTTGACAGCTTTGTGGAcaa GCGTATTCGTACATTTCACTGCGGTCGCTTATAGTTACCACCTTTCTATTCTCCAGTCTCAAGAAAATCCTGGAGACGCGACTGCACATAATATCGAAGATGGTGATGGATCAACGCAGAAGATAATTCGAAAAGATTTCTCATGCTCTTCTAATGATGGAAAACTTGCTATGCCACTTCCGCAATCCTCAAATTCCTCGACGAACGGAAGTGGTAATCTTTATGTAGAGTTGcggtaa
- the LOC135834112 gene encoding speckle-type POZ protein B-like — METIRSNTTVKVYKASFLWELERYSVHDTKGDHVKSPLFSSEACDQFKWYMKLYPNSKNNTAENITVFLFLDASSQYKSVFARSKLHIMDKDRYKAYSKVSSVHEYTANPVHGHQHPRGWIEFIKRDQLLNAYYLPNDKLTLCCEVSFFHVSDDLLENMCDQHDTFLLQSHTSKYDLSKDFRSLLENQQFADIVVSINGKNYPVHKAILAARSPVFAAMFQHDMLENEHNRIVLMDVEERIVEEMLRYIYTGSCENIKSLADGLLTVADKYDLEGLKVICQDALIENLSVENATEILVLADLHRADELKSKALNYIVSKSSKVMKSSGWKRMAPSNPQLIMEVSEALSKALHREKKSHCHSSKRIKLTTRARDLSDDSSRFIRFYTAPVPVSIRNTPASLDINPININR; from the coding sequence ATGGAAACTATACGGTCTAATACCACGGTCAAAGTATATAAAGCGAGTTTCCTATGGGAACTGGAACGTTACAGTGTGCACGATACGAAAGGAGATCATGTAAAATCACCACTATTCTCATCAGAAGCTTGTGATCAATTCAAATGGTATATGAAACTATATCCAAACTCCAAAAACAATACCGCTGAAAACATTACCGTATTCTTGTTCTTGGATGCCTCGAGCCAGTACAAATCGGTATTCGCTAGATCGAAATTACATATAATGGACAAGGACCGTTACAAAGCGTACAGTAAAGTGAGTTCAGTCCACGAATACACCGCTAATCCGGTTCATGGTCATCAGCATCCTCGCGGTTGGATTGAATTTATCAAAAGGGATCAGCTTTTAAATGCGTATTATCTGCCTAATGATAAATTAACGCTTTGCTGCGAAGTATCATTTTTCCATGTAAGCGATGATCTGTTGGAAAATATGTGTGATCAACACGATACTTTTCTACTCCAATCACATACTTCCAAATACGACTTATCCAAAGATTTTAGATCATTGTTGGAAAATCAACAGTTCGCCGACATAGTGGTCTCaataaatggtaaaaattatccaGTACATAAAGCTATTTTGGCTGCTCGTAGTCCTGTTTTTGCCGCCATGTTCCAACATGATATGCTTGAAAATGAACACAATCGCATCGTTTTAATGGACGTGGAAGAACGAATCGTAGAAGAAATGTTACGATACATTTACACCGGTTCGTGTGAAAATATAAAGAGCTTAGCCGATGGTTTATTGACCGTAGCTGATAAATACGATTTAGAAGGATTGAAGGTTATTTGCCAAGACGCGTTGATCGAGAACTTATCAGTTGAAAATGCTACTGAAATACTAGTGTTGGCGGATTTGCATCGTGCCGATGAACTAAAATCAAAAGCATTGAATTATATTGTGTCAAAATCCAGCAAAGTGATGAAATCTTCCGGTTGGAAACGTATGGCCCCTTCGAATCCCCAGTTAATTATGGAAGTATCTGAAGCTTTATCCAAAGCTCTCCATCGAGAGAAAAAGAGCCATTGCCATTCTAGTAAACGGATCAAATTGACTACACGCGCTAGAGACCTCTCTGATGATAGTTCTAGATTTATTAGGTTTTATACAGCTCCTGTTCCGGTTTCAATTCGAAATACGCCTGCATCGCTTGATATTAACCCTATTAACATTAATCGATAG
- the LOC135836816 gene encoding speckle-type POZ protein-like: MSQSTSSSQPSALNSETGASIKNERCLVDVKWGEFSYIWTIKHFEHFHCKMNEVLKSTVFKIPTYPEYEWYLRLELKNVKPDKSDYFAVYLCLEKGLTESMLVGAKFYFLDGKGKEENVHQYCEIFKPGTKESTWGYASFISKTALLKPNPGQEILHEDTLTVVCELKIATSNSTTIETVQRCSAKPTISESDVLKSLERLLLNQDLIDVTFSLNDKKFGAHKIILAARSSVFAAMFKHDMEENQLNIVDIPDMKPEVFKAFLQYLYTDKTPDPGMARELLVAAEKYDVNSLKLLCEEMLLEDLSEENATDVLVFADLHLAEHLKKQVIFCIKTHFARITSTQSWKNTILAHPHLFDEVNGVNRPSVLPNLPVPSSSIDETSIKRRRTGPIRTFAKKKI, from the coding sequence ATGAGCCAGTCAACTTCGTCCTCTCAACCATCTGCGTTGAATTCAGAAACCGGAGCCTCAATTAAAAATGAACGTTGTCTCGTCGATGTCAAATGGGGAGAATTCTCTTATATATGGACAATcaaacattttgaacattttcattgcaaaatgaATGAAGTTCTGAAATCGACAGTATTTAAAATCCCCACGTATCCTGAATATGAGTGGTACTTGAGATTGGAACTTAAAAATGTTAAGCCTGATAAGAGTGATTATTTCGCAGTATATTTGTGCCTTGAAAAAGGCCTCACCGAGAGCATGTTAGTTGGAGcgaaattctattttttggaTGGTAAAGGAAAGGAAGAAAATGTTCATCAGTATTGCGAAATATTCAAACCAGGTACAAAAGAATCTACTTGGGGATACGcatcatttatttcaaaaacagcATTACTGAAACCAAATCCAGGCCAAGAAATATTACACGAAGATACGTTGACAGTTGTATGTGAACTGAAAATCGCTACATCAAACAGCACAACCATCGAAACAGTGCAGCGGTGTAGTGCAAAACCAACGATTTCTGAGAGTGATGTTTTAAAGAGTTTGGAACGCTTATTGCTTAATCAAGACTTGATAGACGTAACATTTTCACTGAATGATAAGAAGTTCGGTGCTCACAAGATCATTTTAGCGGCGCGTAGTTCCGTTTTCGCCGCAATGTTCAAACACGATATGGAAGAAAATCAACTCAACATCGTAGATATTCCGGACATGAAACCTGAAGTGTTTAAAGCATTTCTACAGTATTTGTACACCGATAAAACTCCAGATCCAGGGATGGCACGTGAATTACTTGTAGCAGCTGAGAAATATGATGTTAATAGTCTGAAACTACTTTGCGAAGAAATGTTGTTGGAGGATTTGTCTGAAGAAAACGCAACTGATGTTTTAGTGTTTGCTGATCTACATCTGGCTGAACACTTGAAGAAGCAAGtcatattttgcattaaaacGCACTTTGCTAGGATCACTTCAACTCAGTCatggaaaaatacaattttggcaCATCCTCATTTATTCGATGAAGTGAATGGCGTAAATAGACCTTCGGTTTTGCCCAATCTTCCGGTTCCATCGTCGAGTATTGATGAAACTTCGATCAAGCGACGACGTACCGGACCTATTCGTAcatttgccaagaaaaaaatctaa